AAGGGACAATGCTCTCCAGCACTCTCACAGACAAACCATGTAGCATAAATTGCAGTTGATGTGGTAGGGGTATGCGTGAGCTTTTTTCTGTACACTTCTGTTGACAATGACTAAAATGCCCGCGTATTGGACTTCGGGGCATGTTTTACGGTTTTACCGTTCTACCCTTACAAGAACAAAAATGTAACATATTGGCCCACGCGGCATTTTGAATTGACTTTCATCGTTCTACAATGCATTGAAGCTGCATGGAAGCTACGTTGAGCTGCATGGAAGCTACGTTGAGGTAGCTTCCATGCATGagcttcaaattttttttttttttttgggtcaaccATTGAGCTTCAATGCATTTTTTGAAATCgtcttttaaccaaaaaaaagaaaaaagaaaagaaaaaaggaagctACCTCAACGTCAATTCGCTAAAAATCCACGGCTCTATAATTTAAAAGTGTCAGCCCAAGGAGCCCATTAATTGAGTCCATCTTGCAATGTCCCGGAACATCTCTCACCCCGAAAGTATGGGCCTAAAGTTGAAACCAATTCGCTAAAGTAAGCTTAATATGCATGAGATTTGTTAGGTAAGCTGGATTGTCatactttttttaagtttgggaATTTTTGGTTGGTTCATACGTGGAGGGGAAGTGGGCCAAGTTGTATGTCTCCATTTTTACTAtgcttcatcatcatcatcattcatcatcttctctcttctttgtcaaaataataatactgTGCTTTgtttaataagtattatattAGACACTTTCAAAATTAAGTGTCTAATATAAATTGCAGCTTCATGGTAAAGCAATAAACCAAGCATAAGGatgatcaatttttaaattttgcttGAATCAATCCAGTTAAAGTAAAGTTATCCATTTCTTTATTTAGAACGAATAGTGTTGCATATATGAGCCAAACAGTAACTTTTAATTTCAAGTAAACATTGGGATTCAATGTGTGTGTGATAGATATagatacatacacacatacacaccctaagagcattcacattagttgGTTGGATAATATCAAGTTATCATCAAAGAATAGTTGTCTGCTCagcctataaaataaaataaaaaatgatataacaAATTCAATATGAGATTATTAAGCTCATTTTAATTCAAACATCAAGGCctgtaaaattcaaaaaatgtaaTTACATATGCAGATCACCAAATCCCATAAgtagatataagaaaaaaaaaagaaaggagaagataAAAGAATAACAACAATACCCTAgtaaattaggaaaaaaaaaaagatttcaaggCTGCCATAGCAATAGAAATTTCAcaaactataaacaaaaaattaaccaaaagaTATTAAGATGATTCCACTAAAAAGCTGTAATGCATCTCAAATCCACAATTCCAAAAAATCTGCAATGATACATAATTAGAAATCTAAAATCTAACACTTGATAGCATCAGTAAGATTTTCCCCTCAACCCACAATATATATTCAATACAGAATTCCAGATGTTAGAACTAAACCAATTCATAATCCTTCACTAAAATTCATGGCAATATGTACATAGAAAATGACATACAataacttaacaatatatttagtttcctcttctaaaaaaaaaaaaacttaacaataCAATGAAATACATTAAAATTCATAGGGTAATCTAGTATGTCCATTTGTTTATCTTGCTTATAAGAGTATGTTATTTATAAATACATTGAGATCATTagactttaaatttttttcttctttgatgtAATCTGCTTAGTACCCTTTTGATGTTTTTGAAGCCTATGGAGCGGCATACTTTTATCATCAATTTCTTCAAATTCTATAGTTATAGCAGCAATTAATTGAGGTCTTTCACCAGATGTTTGtcctatttctattttttgactGGCGATTGACTTGCCCTTGATTTCCTTACAATTTCCTCTATTGTGTCCTGCAATAATTTGCACTTTTATTAAATGCTGTTTGAAATAATGAAAGAATATATGCATGTTGCTTAAAATTTAGAGTGCGTTCATTGTACTATATTGACTTTGATGGtgtcatacaaaatttaaaatcatatagCAAGCAAGGTGGAGTATGCATGCTTTAGTTTCAATACATAAATTTGAGAATGATGCACTATGTTGCACTCTATAAACTTCAAAGGATTATATCATAAATTATCCAATATGTTTGTCACTAACTGGGTATGGGTGCAGCAAACACATGCATGTACAAAATTTTGggtataagcaaaaaaaaaaaaaaaaaaaaagaagcttgtAACGTTGAATGCTCATACGACCAAGACTTAATTGATTTAAAAGGTAAATTCAATGTTCAGCAAGTAATTTGCATATCAAGaatattaaatgcaaaataagagaattcatttctaaaaaataattcatttagaaAATAACTGTTTATAATTCATGGTCAACAACTTTTGCAAGTGACGAGTTGAAGTGAAAATAATTAGATAAAAATCTCATAAGAATaagaaattcatcaaaaaaatataaaataattaaaagtttaaaaagacATTTTACAAATAGAAGAAAATTCCCCAATGTcaatacaaaattataaaaaaaaggttagattCTATTCCAAATGCATGTATAGATTATATAATTTTACTAACATCACCTAAAAAAGTTTCTTTTGCgaaataagtttttaaaattaaaattgataaaattatatttaattaagaTCAACTATATCTTCAAAAATATTAAGTGCTTTAGTTATATTAccaattcaaaactaaattttagtattaaaaaaaaaagcaaaaatttgACTAATAATTTTGCATTAAAGAAGGGGAATAAagtttaagtaaaaaaaatattttttgagtaatatttaaatatatgaatgacctcaatttagtttttgtattaggcccccaaatgcatcgAGCTGCCCTTGCATGTATGCAACAAGTTTTtgcctattatatatatatatctcatatatTTGGGTTGGATATATTAGTCATATCAAGTTATTAACTTAATAGCATAGGCCTAAGTCTATGCTATCGGaataatatgtttaatataCCTCTAACAAATGCTAATGAGTAGTGCATAGAAGAGAGTGCAAGTGAAGAGGTGTAGTTCACCTTCCTCCGACACACATGGCCATTCTTCACATGGAAAGAATTTGTGGCTTCTTCTCTCAATCTCATGGAGGGATTCTCATCAGGTGTGTCAAATTTATCCACTCAttgtgtttttccctttaaaTATATGCTAATGATTCTAGAGAGTTTGGTAAATTCCATTATCCACTTTCGTTATGTGGATctttgttcaaaattttgacaacaTTTCCACCATAATCTACAAAATTGTGGAAAACAGTGGCATAGAAAAGAATGCAAAAGAATCCCTATAATAAAATCCATTATGGATTGTGATTTCATCCATATTTGTATTAGCCCATATAAAAGAATGTTCTCTTAAGTTGTTGTCTGAGTCAGTGTTACTTGCTCCCGATCGAGCAAGGGAACTTCTGCCTGCAGTTGTCTCTTTACATAAAGAAAATCGACTAGGAACCTTTAAGCTGAAGTGAGAAAAGCTCCGGGATGATGCATTATCACTTCTTGATTTTGGGGGTAAGTTGGCTTGCTCTAGAACCAGGACCTGAGGCTCAGGAGGATAGTCTCTCATGCAACCAATTCGTGACCCTGCATCAGTTTTCCATTTAATGGATAATTGTTTCGCCAACTGATATGACTTTTGTTAAAAGAGTTCCACACGGTTTAAGTGCAAGCTTAATAACGTGTATATAAACTCTTGTATACACTCGCAAATTCGAATCCTCTCCATTTTACTATGATATGGAGATAGTCCATTTACCTTATTGAatctgcttcttcttcatcaccTGGGCTTTTCTGTTGCATAGAAAGAGTGTAGTACATTAGTAAATCAAAATCTCAAATCAAATAAGGCAAACAAAGTCCCTGAGTGCAATGACAAAGCGGGAGGTTTTTGGCTAGATAAAAAAATGCATGCATGTCTTGCATTCTCTACCTTTACATTATTGAGATCTACGTTGCGTTCCTTAAGGAACGACAAGAATTCCTGAAAATTTTCTACTGTCGGTTGATAATGCCCACTGTGAGGCCAAACTGCCTATTTGAATTGACAGAAATCATATTagtacatcaaaaaaaaaaaaaaaaaaatcacaagaagaaaaagaaaccattAATTAATCAAGCCATGCAGTTCTAAAACTCcccatattttttcttttatacataCCTTCACGATGCCATCTTCCACTTCTAATCTTCCAGCACACAATATGGCTCCACCTGCCAAGAAACTTGAATGTTGAAATGTGCCCTTGTTCTTCAGCCCAACGTACAAGGTCTTGAACGTACTAAGCACAAAGATCCACTTCACATTTTCGGGTCCTCCTGCTGTATGAAGGAATTCACCACTATGGTTGAAGATAAGTTTCCCATCTTGAACCACAACTTCATAAGCCTTCCTTTCTGCCTGCAATGCTTCATGATTGAACTTCAAAGCATGGTGTTTGTTCCAcgatgcatgcatgcatgcatgctttttatcaaaatacaaactctAGCTACTTCCTAGCGAGGGAGCACAAAGGGACGTGAGACTCACCGGACCAAGATATCTGATGCATTGCTGCTGAAGCTTCGATCTAGAACATCTCTCATGATTGACCTCTTTCCCTTCTCCTATGTCGAGCCTGTTATTTTtcgaagttttttttttttgtctgattATTTTTCGAAGTTCAGATGTCAAGCAAATTAAAAGTCAATACGAAGGATTTGGTTTTGGTCCAAAGTAATCCTACCAGTAGAAGAAGGGCTGTTTACTCTCACAGTGGAGCCATTTCGcataataaaattgaagatTATGGCCATAGCGATGGTGAGGATCAATCTGTTAAGGAGAGAATAACAAGATTGACAACAGGccacaaataaaaactattgtttGGTTCCAAGATAATGCTTTAAGCATGCATGGGACTTACTGCCTCAAGCCAATGTGGTGAAGCAAGTTCCTTAGCATTTCCAACCTTAGATATGCCTTTTCCCACCtgccaaaacaaaagaaaaaaaaaaaaaagaagaaaaaaaagaatcagcAATGGGGAACCATTTATAACTGAGcgatgttattattattattattattattataatataataatactaGATAGAATtctgtatatatgtgtgtgaaactttctcttaaaaacttgaatttcaaTACTTATTCTTTTATACTCTACAAGCACTTAAACTTATGAAGTGACTATCATTTAACCAtgcaccaaattgatcaaagcTTACCCGAGCGGCTCTAATTGTTGCCCTTGACCAGCGTGAAAGGGCTGACTCGGGTTTCTCGATGTCAAAGAATGAAACAGAGCTTCGCTTCAGCTCTGCAAACTCTAGTAGCTTCCACCTATAAAGTGCAATTGCAAGAAGCTTATTATATTATACAAAGGATGTTTGGACAAATGGACACAACACCATTtcatttagttttagttttagatagaataaaatttcaagaCATCCGGTTCatgataattgctctttattattagataagacaccaattaatttttagtattagtGGAATTTAAACTCTAAAACTCTTATTTGACGACAAAAAACCTTATCAATCGAGCTAATTGTATCCCActttcattaaagaaaaaaaaagaaaaagtttcatTTGGTTTTAGTTAACATTTGAATCAAATGAGATGAATTTAATTTGAGAATATCACTAGTTGTTGACTCATGCTTTTGCATtgtctttttcaaatttataagtagACTGATTAATCATATagtttttgcttcttcttctttttttttttttttttttttttttttttttttttttttttttcaattttatacgTAATCTTTTGTGACTTTTGCCCCCTCACAAAAGTCACAGGATTCAACGAAAAGGGTATGGCGAAGAAATTCTTGTTCTTGATCATactaataattaagaaaaatctaatcaaCTTGCCTTTATAAAGTTTGATTATAAAGTAATTTAAAACACTCTGAAATTACTATTATAAAGTAATCTTCCTATTATAGTGTACTAATTTactttcattttgtaaacttcctaaaaataataatactaataattaagaaaaacgCCCATTTAGaatatttgataattttgggggaaaaagaatatttgataattttggaaattttgatcTCAAGTGTtgttttcatatatttatttcaaGAAACTAAGGAATTTgacttaattattattatcgACTTCTGGATTATATTTTgggaaattttgtttgtttccatTGGAATTAAGCtcttaaattcaaattatattttgggaaattttttttgtttccattgGAATTAAGctcttaaattcaaatttaagttGACATTTCTATTGAGAAAGTTTTTAATAAGTGATTGAATCTATTCTCAAATAAGTTGGATCATCAATACCTATTTCCTTTTAAGATTTAATTCAAATTCGAATTGGAAATATGAAACATGGAAAGTATAAAAGATGTTTAGGTCTTAAATATTGTGGAGATTTGGTCAAAGTTCTAAATTGGAAAATGAAACTTAGACGGAAATCTAAAATaggaattattttttaaaatttataataggaaataaaaatgttaaaaaaaagacgattttttttttttggtttgagaaTACTATATTAGAAAATATATCATTAAACTCACCAGAGGTGTAAAAACTCAAGacaggattaaaaaaaaaaaaaaatatatatatatatatatatatatatatatatatatataaaggatcGGGTGGGTTGGGTTAAACCCAATTCCGACCCAAAACCGAAAAATCTGGAGAGCAAGACCCGAAACGCAAGCTCATGATCAAGATTACACATACTTACAGGTAACTACTCTAACATATGCAAGCTCAAGAAATGGAAGCAATAAAAGCTCCAATCTCTAGGAAGGCAAATGTTAATGGCGGAGAAGGGGAAAATGATAAATAGTATGGCTTTGAGTTCTGGCGAGAAAACTACGTATTTTAGTTTCAAGAAGGAAATAAAAGCCAAAACTTATACCGGGTGAAATTTAGGGCTTGTttgataatgttgtttaaacaacagtttttagtgtttaaacaatataacacatattttcataacactttttaacctacatgtatttccacaatatttaaataacgTTATAAGAAATCTTTTACCAAacgagtttttatattttggctGAAATTATCCAAAACTGACCGAAATGACTGGAACACctaaaatatactaaaattttatCTGAGATGGGACGAAGGATATTACCGTTATGAATTGCATACCGGTATGAGAAATTCCGTAAAATCCATAAATATAAGTTGAAGTGTAGTATAAAA
The sequence above is drawn from the Quercus robur chromosome 7, dhQueRobu3.1, whole genome shotgun sequence genome and encodes:
- the LOC126691179 gene encoding IQ domain-containing protein IQM6-like; protein product: MGGFVPEATSSPPSPVASASEDEDDDDGDNNDASDNDGGDTSSADEMWKLLEFAELKRSSVSFFDIEKPESALSRWSRATIRAARVGKGISKVGNAKELASPHWLEAIDPHHRYGHNLQFYYAKWLHCESKQPFFYWLDIGEGKEVNHERCSRSKLQQQCIRYLGPAERKAYEVVVQDGKLIFNHSGEFLHTAGGPENVKWIFVLSTFKTLYVGLKNKGTFQHSSFLAGGAILCAGRLEVEDGIVKAVWPHSGHYQPTVENFQEFLSFLKERNVDLNNVKSYQLAKQLSIKWKTDAGSRIGCMRDYPPEPQVLVLEQANLPPKSRSDNASSRSFSHFSLKVPSRFSLCKETTAGRSSLARSGANYGGNVVKILNKDPHNESG